The Candidatus Binatia bacterium genomic sequence CCTGTTGCTCGCCGTGCCGGCGGAAAGTGCCCCTAAGTTGGCACGCACCCTCGGAGATCACGGCGTCGAGGTGAGCGCCGAGATCGGCGCCATCACCGCCGAGCATCCCGGGCGCATCGTCATCGA encodes the following:
- a CDS encoding AIR synthase-related protein; its protein translation is MQDAVDFASELSELQQLAIADAQTSGGLLLAVPAESAPKLARTLGDHGVEVSAEIGAITAEHPGRIVIEQ